One region of Spiroplasma endosymbiont of Asaphidion curtum genomic DNA includes:
- the gmk gene encoding guanylate kinase, whose translation MNKKMGLLIILSGPSGVGKGTIREELFKDQNLNLVYSISMTTRKPRSNELNEKDYFFVNENVFQEKIVKNELLEYAKFVDNYYGTPEKYVDKLLSQGKNVVLEIEVQGALQVLAKRPDAISFFILPPSFEELTRRIIARRSESEDIVQKRLLKAKREMNITNKYKYVIVNDNLEQTVSEIRTIIMNEINANKN comes from the coding sequence ATGAATAAAAAAATGGGATTATTAATTATTCTTTCAGGGCCTAGTGGGGTTGGTAAAGGAACAATTAGAGAAGAATTATTTAAAGACCAAAATTTAAATTTAGTTTATTCTATTTCAATGACAACAAGAAAACCAAGAAGTAATGAATTAAATGAAAAAGATTATTTTTTTGTTAATGAAAATGTTTTTCAAGAAAAAATTGTTAAGAATGAGTTATTAGAATATGCTAAATTTGTTGATAATTATTATGGTACACCAGAAAAATATGTTGATAAATTATTATCACAAGGTAAAAATGTTGTTTTGGAAATTGAAGTTCAAGGGGCTTTACAAGTATTAGCAAAAAGACCAGATGCGATATCGTTTTTTATTTTACCCCCTAGTTTTGAAGAATTAACTAGAAGAATTATTGCGCGTCGAAGTGAGTCGGAAGATATTGTTCAGAAACGATTATTAAAAGCTAAAAGGGAAATGAATATTACTAATAAATATAAATATGTTATTGTTAATGATAATTTAGAACAAACTGTTTCAGAAATTAGAACTATTATTATGAATGAAATTAATGCTAATAAAAATTAA
- a CDS encoding protein phosphatase 2C domain-containing protein has translation MKVSFHFNSDIGQFRTNNQDAVQFVKNEYGQYFGIVCDGLGGHNGGETASWMAVNLYVSLFVKTDFSNFGDYEINNWLRQATMFVQESMINYVKEYPQLTDMGTTVSLILITNNKAYLLNIGDSRIYEYYQQNFQQLTTDHNVLNMLHNNKTNANIEKTLWKALTSALGPNKKLQIDTFLVSNIKGITFMLTTDGLHDYLEEYEMIDILQSNNKLSQKTKSLVHLALDNVSTDNLTILIVEIK, from the coding sequence ATGAAAGTTAGTTTCCATTTTAATAGTGATATTGGTCAGTTTCGTACTAATAATCAAGATGCAGTTCAATTTGTAAAAAATGAATATGGGCAATATTTTGGTATTGTTTGTGATGGTTTAGGAGGACATAATGGGGGTGAAACTGCTAGTTGAATGGCTGTTAATTTATATGTTAGCTTATTTGTTAAAACTGACTTTAGTAATTTTGGTGATTATGAAATTAATAACTGACTTCGGCAAGCAACAATGTTTGTGCAAGAATCAATGATTAATTATGTTAAAGAATATCCGCAGTTAACTGATATGGGAACTACTGTTTCTTTAATATTAATAACTAATAACAAAGCTTATTTATTGAATATTGGTGACTCGCGGATTTATGAGTATTATCAACAAAATTTTCAGCAATTAACAACTGATCATAATGTTCTTAATATGTTACACAATAATAAAACTAATGCTAATATTGAAAAAACATTGTGAAAGGCATTAACTAGTGCTTTAGGGCCAAATAAAAAATTGCAAATTGATACTTTCTTAGTTAGTAATATTAAAGGTATAACTTTTATGTTAACTACTGACGGATTGCATGATTATTTGGAAGAATATGAAATGATTGATATTTTACAGAGCAATAATAAATTATCACAAAAAACTAAGAGTCTAGTTCATTTAGCATTAGATAATGTTTCAACTGATAATTTAACAATTCTCATTGTCGAGATTAAATAA
- a CDS encoding TrkA family potassium uptake protein: MAAKEFCIIGLGNFGTAVAETLASMNHNVIVIDKDNSKIKKITGNYANINGYELDATDLEALESIGIKNINDIIIAIGSDIQSSVLVAANLKELEITNIIAKAVDYRHEHILRAIGINQIIKPDISTGRQTALKALWGLEVDIKDVDGEFSISSAEATNKNILGKPLEEIKLINNKRVNIIRIEHNKKIIFPDADTILSYGDEVLFIAKNKYIQEIHEYITGGKETEDI, translated from the coding sequence ATGGCAGCAAAAGAATTTTGTATAATTGGTTTAGGTAATTTTGGCACAGCAGTTGCTGAAACATTAGCGTCAATGAACCATAATGTCATTGTCATTGATAAAGATAATAGTAAAATCAAAAAAATTACCGGAAATTATGCTAACATTAACGGTTATGAATTAGATGCCACTGACTTAGAAGCATTAGAAAGTATTGGTATTAAAAATATTAATGACATTATTATTGCTATCGGTAGCGATATCCAATCATCAGTTCTAGTAGCAGCAAACTTAAAAGAACTTGAAATTACTAATATCATTGCTAAAGCTGTTGATTATCGCCATGAACACATTTTACGAGCAATTGGTATTAACCAAATTATTAAACCCGATATTTCCACAGGAAGACAAACTGCCCTAAAAGCCCTATGAGGTTTAGAAGTTGATATTAAAGATGTTGACGGTGAATTTAGTATTAGTTCTGCTGAAGCAACAAACAAAAATATCTTAGGAAAACCCCTTGAAGAAATCAAACTAATTAACAACAAAAGAGTTAATATCATTCGCATTGAACACAACAAAAAAATCATTTTTCCTGATGCCGATACTATTCTTAGTTACGGCGACGAAGTTCTATTCATTGCTAAAAACAAATACATCCAAGAAATCCACGAATATATTACTGGAGGAAAAGAAACCGAAGATATTTAA
- a CDS encoding bifunctional 5,10-methylenetetrahydrofolate dehydrogenase/5,10-methenyltetrahydrofolate cyclohydrolase codes for MAIIMDGKAIANEIQSNLKNNISNYLEKNLRKPHLVVFLVGTEEASKVYVNHKIKVCEKLEIQVSLKTFNENVSEQDLLTVINKVNNDDTVDAILVQLPLPKHLNKNRILDHINARKDADGLHYINAGKLFQGLKTIAPCTPLGVIKLLEAYNIDVFKKTVTMVGTSNLVGKPLAIMLHHLGATVTLCNENTVDLKKHTISSDIVISAVGVANLIDETMIKSNAIVIDVAIVRDLETNKICGDIKFDTVKEKVSYITPVPGGIGPMTIAMLVTNVYDLYVINMNKKNLNIVNMNNKSLVVE; via the coding sequence ATGGCAATTATAATGGATGGAAAAGCGATTGCTAATGAAATTCAAAGTAATTTGAAAAACAATATTAGTAATTATTTAGAAAAAAATTTACGAAAGCCTCATTTAGTAGTATTTTTGGTGGGAACAGAAGAAGCATCAAAAGTATATGTTAATCACAAAATAAAGGTTTGTGAAAAATTAGAAATTCAAGTTAGTTTAAAAACTTTTAATGAAAATGTTAGTGAGCAGGACTTATTAACAGTAATTAATAAAGTAAATAATGATGATACGGTTGATGCGATTTTGGTGCAGTTACCATTACCTAAACATCTTAATAAAAATCGGATTTTAGATCATATTAATGCTCGTAAAGATGCTGATGGTTTACATTATATTAATGCTGGTAAGTTATTTCAAGGGTTAAAAACGATTGCTCCTTGTACCCCATTAGGAGTAATTAAACTGTTAGAAGCATATAATATTGATGTTTTTAAAAAAACGGTTACAATGGTTGGAACAAGTAATCTTGTTGGTAAACCTTTGGCTATTATGTTGCATCATTTAGGGGCAACAGTTACATTATGTAATGAAAATACTGTTGATTTAAAAAAGCATACTATTAGTAGTGATATTGTTATTAGTGCTGTTGGTGTTGCCAATTTAATTGATGAAACAATGATTAAATCTAATGCGATTGTAATTGATGTTGCTATTGTTCGTGATTTGGAAACAAATAAGATTTGTGGTGATATTAAGTTTGATACAGTTAAAGAAAAAGTTAGTTATATTACTCCAGTTCCTGGAGGTATCGGACCAATGACAATCGCAATGTTAGTAACTAATGTTTATGATTTGTATGTTATTAATATGAATAAGAAAAATTTAAATATTGTTAATATGAATAATAAAAGTTTAGTCGTGGAGTAG
- a CDS encoding TrkH family potassium uptake protein: MKDIDKFSNNKKYLTWFKKLGQVFKNIFIGNTVNKKILRNYLYAVLVGTILLMTPWAVSKTYQWDFLTALFTASSAFSDTGLSLISPAKDLTFFGQIVLLLLIQIGGIGIMTLKIILFIVIGKNISIEERMLLQSERGNTKLGGTVQLIKNAFYVLAIVEITGGVMLFFYFYFTPIDYLDSLKSQSINSIIELLGKSFNTPDKFKEMLIAKVSDWENFVTVGKEFPNELARVINGVTNKYDSNSIGFLQIINNDYLQQLITKNFNVNYRNFGSSFWSGIFHSVSATNNAGFDIIGPNSLSPYRTQYFVQVVFLVQLIIGGIGYPVFYDLKQKAVARYRGIKVNFSLFTKISVIYYFSISFIGILAVILVEYFVPTKFSNTFIDGGIRNVTNTNAETLMAIIFNTFSTRSAGYSTIDISYFKSPSKFIFSILMWIGASPSSTGGGIRTTTLALVMMSIIASATRKNNINMFKAKVPNETAKRATAVFIMAILIVFLVSLIIVSENVQVSIVEALFISSSAFGTSGLTTIPDFGLSFSDYGVISKLFLISLMFIGQLGVSNTLLLAARKNEIERFAYLEQDVSIG; this comes from the coding sequence ATGAAAGATATTGATAAATTTTCTAATAATAAAAAATATCTTACTTGATTTAAAAAACTTGGTCAAGTTTTTAAAAATATTTTTATTGGTAATACTGTTAATAAGAAAATTTTGCGAAATTATTTATATGCTGTTTTGGTGGGAACAATTTTATTAATGACACCTTGAGCTGTTAGTAAGACTTATCAATGAGATTTTTTAACAGCATTGTTTACTGCTTCAAGTGCATTTTCTGATACTGGATTAAGTTTAATATCGCCAGCTAAAGATTTAACTTTTTTTGGTCAAATTGTTTTATTGTTGCTAATTCAAATTGGTGGTATTGGAATTATGACTTTAAAGATTATTTTGTTTATTGTAATTGGAAAAAATATTAGCATTGAAGAAAGAATGCTTTTGCAATCAGAAAGAGGTAATACTAAACTTGGTGGTACCGTACAGTTAATTAAAAATGCTTTTTATGTTTTAGCAATTGTGGAAATTACTGGTGGAGTGATGCTATTTTTTTATTTTTATTTTACACCAATTGATTATTTAGATTCTTTAAAATCACAATCAATTAATTCAATTATTGAACTATTAGGAAAATCGTTTAATACGCCAGATAAATTTAAAGAAATGTTAATTGCCAAGGTTTCTGATTGAGAAAATTTTGTTACTGTGGGAAAGGAATTTCCTAATGAATTAGCACGAGTTATTAATGGTGTTACTAATAAATATGATAGTAATTCTATAGGATTTTTACAAATAATTAATAATGATTATTTGCAACAATTAATTACTAAGAATTTCAATGTTAACTATCGAAATTTTGGTAGTAGTTTTTGATCAGGGATTTTTCATTCGGTTTCAGCTACTAATAATGCTGGTTTTGATATTATTGGTCCTAATTCTTTAAGTCCCTATCGGACACAATATTTTGTTCAGGTAGTTTTTTTAGTTCAACTGATTATTGGTGGTATTGGTTATCCTGTTTTTTATGATTTAAAGCAAAAGGCTGTGGCACGTTATCGTGGTATTAAAGTTAATTTTTCATTATTTACTAAAATAAGTGTTATATATTATTTTTCAATTTCTTTTATTGGTATTTTAGCAGTAATTTTGGTTGAATATTTTGTGCCAACGAAGTTCAGCAATACTTTTATTGATGGTGGTATTAGAAATGTTACTAATACTAATGCTGAGACTTTAATGGCGATTATTTTTAATACTTTTTCAACAAGAAGTGCTGGATATAGTACGATTGATATTAGTTATTTTAAATCGCCTTCAAAGTTTATTTTTTCGATTTTGATGTGGATTGGGGCATCACCTAGTTCTACTGGTGGTGGAATTAGAACGACAACGCTGGCATTAGTTATGATGAGTATTATTGCTAGTGCGACACGAAAAAATAATATTAATATGTTTAAAGCTAAAGTTCCTAATGAGACAGCAAAGCGAGCAACAGCAGTTTTTATTATGGCGATTTTAATTGTCTTTTTGGTGTCTTTAATTATTGTTAGCGAAAATGTGCAGGTGTCGATTGTTGAGGCTTTGTTTATATCTTCGTCGGCGTTTGGAACATCAGGTTTAACAACAATTCCTGATTTTGGACTAAGTTTTTCTGATTATGGTGTTATCAGTAAATTATTTTTAATTAGTTTAATGTTTATTGGTCAATTAGGAGTATCAAATACTTTATTATTAGCAGCAAGAAAAAATGAAATTGAACGGTTTGCATATTTAGAACAAGATGTGTCTATTGGATAG
- the def gene encoding peptide deformylase has translation MYQDNNPSNEWLVKDNNIKLREKCQPILFPISKDDELVMQKLIDFVITSQNEVLNSSLKLIPAVGLAAPQIGSNKQMYYIHIEQINKNNKKTIIQHALINSKITAHSEQIISLKSGEGCLSVDNQHEGFVPRYFKVIVTGYDYLKKKNVTITARGYEAIVFQHEQKHLEGILYYDLIDKNEPWKKNDNWLYL, from the coding sequence ATGTACCAAGACAACAATCCCAGTAATGAATGATTAGTTAAAGATAATAACATTAAATTACGAGAAAAATGTCAACCTATATTATTTCCAATATCAAAAGATGATGAACTAGTAATGCAAAAACTAATTGATTTTGTTATTACTTCTCAAAATGAAGTATTAAACTCATCACTAAAACTAATTCCTGCTGTTGGTTTAGCAGCCCCACAAATTGGTTCTAATAAGCAAATGTATTATATTCATATTGAACAAATTAATAAAAATAATAAAAAAACTATTATTCAGCATGCCTTAATTAATTCTAAAATTACAGCTCATAGTGAACAAATTATTTCTTTAAAAAGTGGTGAAGGTTGCTTAAGCGTTGATAATCAACATGAAGGATTTGTTCCACGTTATTTTAAAGTTATTGTTACTGGTTATGATTATTTAAAGAAAAAAAATGTTACAATTACTGCTCGTGGCTATGAAGCAATTGTTTTTCAACACGAACAAAAACATTTAGAAGGTATTTTATACTATGATCTAATTGATAAAAATGAACCTTGAAAAAAGAATGACAATTGGTTATACTTATAA
- a CDS encoding IS5 family transposase (programmed frameshift), translating to MKFDKFNFINDKELLRLTGIKQSTFNKMLNILKEAELKKFKRGGKNNKLSLENRLLMTLSYWREYRTYFHLGKSFDISEASCYRNIKWIEDILIKHPDFQQLAGKKALINDYFNDKTIIIDATETPIQRPKKGQKQSYSGKKKKHTIKTQVIIEKESKIIIATNFSLGKKHDFCLFKESKIPILKNTKLIVDNGYQGIQKIHSNVLIPKKKTKKNPLNKEQKHNNKLISKMRIIIENIFAILKKFKIITEKYRNRRKRFSLRFNLIASIYNLQL from the exons ATGAAATTTGATAAATTTAATTTTATTAATGATAAAGAATTATTACGATTAACTGGAATAAAGCAAAGTACTTTTAATAAAATGTTAAATATTTTAAAAGAAGCTGAGTTAAAAAAGTTTAAAAGAGGTGGTAAAAATAATAAATTATCATTAGAAAATAGATTATTGATGACTTTATCATATTGACGAGAATATCGTACTTATTTTCATCTTGGTAAAAGTTTTGATATTAGTGAAGCTAGTTGTTATCGAAATATCAAGTGAATTGAAGATATTTTAATCAAACATCCTGATTTTCAACAACTTGCTGGTAAAAAAGCATTAATAAATGATTATTTTAATGATAAAACAATTATTATTGATGCTACAGAAACACCCATTCAACGCCCAAAAAAAG GACAAAAACAATCTTATTCAGGAAAAAAGAAAAAACACACTATTAAAACACAAGTAATTATTGAAAAAGAAAGCAAAATAATTATTGCAACAAATTTTTCTCTCGGTAAAAAGCATGATTTTTGTTTATTTAAAGAATCAAAAATCCCAATTTTAAAAAATACTAAATTAATAGTTGATAATGGTTATCAAGGAATACAAAAAATTCATAGTAATGTTCTAATACCTAAGAAAAAAACAAAGAAAAACCCTTTAAATAAAGAACAAAAACATAATAATAAATTAATTTCAAAAATGAGAATTATTATTGAAAATATTTTTGCTATTCTTAAAAAATTTAAAATTATTACTGAAAAATATCGTAATCGTAGAAAACGATTTAGTTTAAGATTTAATTTAATTGCTTCAATTTATAATTTGCAATTATAG
- a CDS encoding ribonuclease J, translating into MTTNQKNKLNNKIEIFNENQTSNKDNEIIIDDIRNTKVFALGGLEEVGKNTYCIEHDNEIIIIDAGVKFPEGILLGIDAIIPDYTYLKENAKKVKAIFITHGHEDHIGGIPYLLKEIDIPFIYAPRLAAALIRERLKEFNIGQKTKIIEIDGSNEDQNKMKGLLKNFQLKYFAVNHSIPDAFGIAINTPNGKVVTTGDYKFDWTPLGHKADLEEMAKMGQAGVTLFLSDSTNSEVEGYTMTETKIIKNISDYFLKAKGRILISTFASNVHRIQQIIEVAQKYNRKILIFGRSLERIIKIIREMGHLKISDKQFIKPHETGQYHKNEILIICTGSQGEPMAALSRISTGTHKAISIIPGDTVIFSSSPIPGNQASVEMVVNRLSRLGANVLENSSFNSLHTSGHASQEEQKLMLTLIKPTYFMPMHGDYRMLKAHGQTAESVGVAKENIFICANGDQINLYKGKAILGKRIEASAIYVDGKDTSGLTTRITRDRQILANDGLIAVVVSINSQTNELLCNPTIISRGSFYVKDSSALIAESINIVTRAIKKVLTSNHPTFGAIKKEIKETLSPYISKIKRRNPLIIPVILNKK; encoded by the coding sequence ATGACAACAAATCAAAAAAACAAACTAAATAACAAAATTGAAATCTTCAATGAAAATCAAACATCTAACAAAGATAATGAAATTATTATTGATGATATTAGAAATACTAAAGTATTTGCCCTTGGTGGCTTAGAAGAAGTTGGGAAAAATACTTATTGTATTGAACACGATAATGAAATTATCATTATTGACGCTGGTGTTAAATTTCCTGAAGGAATATTACTAGGAATTGATGCGATTATTCCTGACTATACATATTTAAAAGAAAATGCTAAAAAAGTAAAAGCAATATTTATTACTCACGGCCATGAAGACCATATTGGTGGTATTCCTTATCTTTTAAAAGAAATTGATATTCCCTTTATTTATGCACCAAGACTAGCAGCGGCATTAATTCGTGAACGGTTAAAAGAATTTAATATTGGTCAAAAAACAAAAATCATTGAAATTGATGGTAGCAATGAAGATCAAAATAAAATGAAAGGTCTTCTAAAAAACTTTCAACTTAAATATTTTGCTGTTAATCATTCAATCCCTGATGCTTTTGGAATTGCTATTAACACTCCTAATGGTAAAGTTGTTACCACTGGTGATTACAAATTTGATTGAACACCATTAGGTCATAAAGCAGATTTAGAAGAAATGGCAAAAATGGGGCAAGCCGGTGTTACCTTATTTTTATCAGACTCAACTAATTCTGAAGTTGAAGGTTATACAATGACTGAAACAAAAATTATTAAAAATATTAGTGATTACTTTTTAAAAGCTAAAGGACGAATCTTAATTTCTACTTTTGCTTCTAATGTCCATCGGATTCAACAGATTATTGAGGTAGCACAAAAATATAATCGCAAAATTTTAATTTTTGGTCGTAGTTTAGAACGAATTATTAAAATTATTCGTGAAATGGGGCATTTAAAGATTTCTGATAAACAATTTATTAAACCTCACGAAACTGGCCAATATCATAAAAATGAAATCTTAATTATTTGTACTGGTTCCCAAGGAGAGCCAATGGCGGCACTTTCACGAATTTCAACTGGAACTCATAAAGCAATCTCTATTATTCCTGGCGATACTGTTATCTTTTCTTCTAGTCCTATCCCTGGAAATCAAGCTAGTGTTGAAATGGTTGTTAATCGCTTATCACGCTTAGGAGCTAATGTTTTAGAAAACTCCTCATTTAATTCTTTACATACATCAGGACACGCTTCGCAAGAAGAACAAAAACTAATGCTAACCTTAATTAAACCAACATACTTTATGCCAATGCATGGTGATTATCGCATGTTAAAAGCACACGGACAAACTGCAGAAAGCGTTGGTGTTGCTAAAGAAAATATCTTTATTTGTGCCAATGGTGACCAAATTAATCTTTACAAAGGTAAAGCTATTCTTGGAAAAAGAATTGAAGCTAGTGCAATTTATGTTGATGGTAAAGATACTTCTGGTTTAACAACAAGAATAACTCGTGATCGACAAATTCTTGCTAATGATGGTTTAATTGCTGTTGTTGTTTCCATTAATAGTCAGACTAATGAATTACTATGTAATCCAACAATTATCTCTCGTGGTTCATTTTATGTTAAAGATTCCAGTGCTCTGATCGCTGAATCAATTAACATTGTAACAAGAGCAATCAAAAAGGTATTAACTAGTAACCATCCTACTTTCGGAGCAATCAAAAAAGAAATTAAAGAAACTCTAAGTCCTTATATTTCAAAAATAAAACGAAGAAATCCTTTAATAATTCCTGTAATTTTAAACAAAAAATAA
- a CDS encoding protein kinase domain-containing protein: MQIENGIVLQQRYQIINKIASGGMADVYRANDSFLNRIVAIKILNQQAANNSQVLKKFYKEVEATTRIRHDNVVEVYDVFEQDNRWCIVLELVEGYTLKDRLLRTGPLSIKECLQIFQSILDGVAVAHQGNIVHRDLKPENILISFDGKIKVSDFGIAIITDDVKTITSKIVGTAKYISPETVQSLQIDHRSDIYSLGIVLFELLTGSCPFNGQNPTLVAVKQVREPLPSARGINPNISQALENIIIKSTAKNCEERYQSIKALSQDIKALQDISNAKIKPLKLKNCIVLTRDNRRQKIFIKNREQLMPYFLAPRFLLMIVIITSFVFLVFLLLVFYSIWLV; the protein is encoded by the coding sequence ATGCAAATAGAAAATGGCATTGTTTTACAACAACGATATCAAATAATTAATAAGATTGCTAGTGGTGGGATGGCAGATGTTTATCGGGCTAATGATAGTTTTTTAAATCGGATTGTAGCGATTAAAATTTTAAATCAACAAGCAGCTAATAATTCACAAGTTTTAAAGAAATTTTATAAAGAAGTGGAAGCAACAACGAGAATTCGCCATGATAATGTTGTTGAAGTTTATGATGTTTTTGAACAAGATAACCGCTGATGTATTGTTTTAGAATTAGTTGAAGGTTATACATTAAAAGATCGATTATTAAGAACAGGACCATTATCAATTAAAGAATGTTTACAGATTTTTCAAAGCATTTTAGATGGTGTTGCGGTTGCTCATCAAGGAAATATTGTTCATCGTGATTTAAAACCAGAAAATATTTTAATATCTTTTGATGGCAAGATTAAAGTATCTGATTTTGGGATTGCAATTATTACTGATGATGTTAAGACAATAACAAGTAAAATTGTGGGAACAGCAAAATATATATCGCCAGAAACTGTTCAGTCATTACAAATTGATCATCGTAGTGATATTTATTCATTAGGAATTGTTTTATTTGAATTGTTAACTGGTTCTTGTCCTTTTAATGGTCAAAATCCAACATTAGTAGCGGTGAAGCAAGTTAGAGAACCGTTGCCAAGTGCAAGAGGGATTAATCCAAATATTTCACAAGCATTGGAAAACATTATTATTAAATCAACGGCTAAAAATTGTGAAGAAAGATATCAGAGTATTAAAGCGTTAAGTCAAGATATTAAAGCATTACAAGATATTAGTAATGCTAAGATAAAACCTTTAAAATTGAAAAATTGCATTGTTTTAACACGAGATAACCGAAGGCAAAAAATATTTATTAAAAATCGTGAGCAATTAATGCCATATTTTTTAGCTCCTAGGTTTCTGCTGATGATTGTTATTATTACTAGTTTTGTTTTTCTTGTTTTCTTATTATTGGTATTTTATAGTATATGACTGGTTTAG
- the rsgA gene encoding ribosome small subunit-dependent GTPase A, which translates to MTGLVIRIISEFCDVIINNEIYHCQARGILRLSNQRILVGDFVTIEVINEQEKQATIIEIQPRKNQLMRPAVSNINQVIIVSALKQPNFSSFLLNKYLIWVEVHNLAVVLVFTKADLLLFGAKVYDYISSYKKLGYECLILSINNANNQWEKLKEITTDKISILSGQTGAGKSSILNMLDPQLKIRTQEISKALNRGKHTTTHNELIIIANNIRIIDSPGFSSFSLNDISLSEIASSFRFFKKFLVNCHYRQCRHWKEPKCAVKEALISKDIPQFIYDDYIKVLEQKQLQEKGRYGRIKFC; encoded by the coding sequence ATGACTGGTTTAGTAATTCGTATCATTAGTGAGTTTTGTGATGTTATTATCAATAATGAAATTTATCATTGTCAGGCAAGAGGCATTTTAAGATTATCTAATCAAAGAATTCTCGTTGGTGATTTTGTAACTATTGAAGTTATTAATGAACAAGAAAAACAAGCAACAATTATTGAAATTCAACCACGAAAAAATCAATTAATGCGACCAGCAGTAAGCAACATTAATCAAGTTATTATTGTTAGTGCTTTAAAACAGCCTAATTTTAGTAGTTTTTTACTTAATAAGTACTTAATATGAGTTGAGGTTCACAACTTGGCGGTAGTTTTAGTTTTTACTAAAGCCGACTTGTTATTATTTGGTGCTAAGGTTTATGATTATATTTCTAGTTATAAAAAATTAGGTTATGAATGTCTAATTTTATCAATTAATAATGCAAATAATCAATGAGAAAAATTAAAGGAAATTACAACTGATAAGATTTCAATTTTAAGTGGCCAAACTGGGGCTGGTAAGTCTTCAATTTTAAATATGTTAGATCCACAACTTAAAATTAGAACGCAAGAAATATCTAAGGCTTTAAATCGTGGTAAACATACGACAACACATAATGAATTAATAATTATAGCAAATAATATTAGAATTATTGATTCACCAGGATTTTCATCATTTTCGTTGAATGATATTTCATTATCAGAAATAGCGAGTTCATTCCGGTTCTTTAAAAAATTTCTTGTTAATTGTCATTATCGGCAATGCCGACATTGAAAAGAACCAAAATGTGCTGTTAAAGAAGCATTAATTAGTAAAGATATTCCTCAATTTATTTATGATGATTATATTAAAGTTTTAGAACAAAAACAATTACAAGAAAAAGGAAGGTACGGACGCATAAAGTTTTGTTAG
- the rsmD gene encoding 16S rRNA (guanine(966)-N(2))-methyltransferase RsmD, translating to MKIIAGKYYKKNLISQKSTTTRPILSRVRENLFNVLNNYFYYENKVALDLFAGSGSIGLEALSRNISYCYFNDYDSQALEYLKKNIVNLKVADHNYMITNLSYLLCLKFLVNNNIKIDLVFINPPYKEISYYYETIKYLLSQNIVNNYGIIILESNISLDINYEYLELLTMKKYGRIFLYFYRYTMERK from the coding sequence ATGAAAATTATTGCAGGAAAGTATTATAAAAAAAATCTTATTAGTCAAAAAAGTACAACAACAAGACCAATTTTAAGTAGAGTTAGAGAAAATCTTTTTAATGTTTTAAATAATTATTTTTATTATGAAAATAAAGTGGCATTAGATCTTTTTGCTGGTAGTGGTAGTATTGGTCTTGAAGCATTATCAAGAAACATTAGTTATTGTTATTTTAATGATTATGATTCGCAGGCATTAGAATATTTAAAAAAAAATATTGTTAATTTAAAAGTTGCAGATCATAATTATATGATTACTAACTTATCATATTTGTTATGTTTAAAGTTTTTAGTTAATAATAATATTAAAATTGATTTAGTTTTTATTAATCCACCGTATAAAGAAATTAGTTATTATTATGAAACAATAAAGTATTTATTGTCACAAAATATTGTTAATAACTATGGTATTATTATCCTTGAATCTAATATCTCATTAGACATTAATTATGAATATTTAGAATTGTTAACAATGAAAAAATATGGTAGAATATTTTTATATTTTTATCGCTACACTATGGAACGGAAGTAA